A genome region from Triticum aestivum cultivar Chinese Spring chromosome 2B, IWGSC CS RefSeq v2.1, whole genome shotgun sequence includes the following:
- the LOC123043469 gene encoding primary amine oxidase yields the protein MDYSTSLLRLTFLALGAALVLIVARSAFRLPLAIDAPAASFLHGAGGCTRFSPWACRSPRTGKAPPRRPSHESDVPRHPLDPLTVTEVNRARELLRAHPPFASAPSALAVHALALDEPDKPAVRRWRKGAHALPPRRAVAVVRFQGESHVLAVDLAAGKVAPLPVPASGYPTMTMDEQTALCAAPFRDPAFNATIRRRGVRLADVACLPISPGWYGPAEDGGRRLIKSQCYSTEGTANFYMRPIEGLTVLIDMDTGKVVHISDRGAGIPIPAAKNTDYRLAANDDADRFGYQTVRAPSMEPAPEGPGIQIEDGHTVRWAGWEFHLKADARAGLVVSRATVQDPATGARREVMYKGMASELFVPYMDPTEAWYFKTYMDAGEYGFGLQAMPLVPLNDCPRHARYMDGVFVAADGRPYVRDNMICVFERYAGDIAWRHSESPITGMDIRESRPKVTLVARMAASVANYDYIVDWEFQTDGLIRIKVGLSGILMVKGTPYSHMNQVQQNEEMHGTLLSENVIGVIHDHYVTFRLDMDVDGADNSFVRVDMARQDTAPGESPRRSYLKATRHVASTEKDARVRLKLYEPAEFHIINPTKKTRVGNPVGYKVVPAGTAGSLLDPEDPPQKRGAFTNNQIWVTPYNKNEEWAGGLFVYQSKGEDTLATWSERDRPIENKDLVLWYTLGFHHIPCQEDFPIMPTVSSSFDLKPVNFFESNPILKQRPTMEKDLPVCAATA from the exons ATGGACTACTCCACCTCCCTCCTCCGCCTCACCTTCCTCGCCCTCGGCGCCGCCCTGGTCCTCATCGTCGCCCGCTCCGCCTTCCGCCTGCCGCTCGCCATCGAcgccccggccgcctccttctTGCACGGCGCCGGCGGCTGCACCCGATTCTCGCCGTGGGCCTGCCGCTCGCCACGAACCGGCAAGGCCCCGCCACGCCGCCCATCGCACGAGTCCGACGTGCCGCGCCACCCGCTCGACCCGCTCACGGTGACGGAGGTCAACCGCGCGCGCGAGCTCCTCCGAGCGCACCCGCCGTTCGCGTCGGCTCCGTCGGCCCTGGCCGTGCACGCGCTCGCGCTCGACGAGCCGGACAAGCCCGCCGTCCGGCGCTGGCGGAAGGGCGCCCACGCGCTCCCGCCGCGCCGCGCCGTCGCGGTCGTCCGCTTCCAGGGGGAGTCCCACGTGCTCGCCGTCGACCTCGCGGCCGGCAAGGTCGCCCCTCTGCCCGTGCCGGCCTCCGGCTACCCGACGATGACCATGGACGAGCAGACCGCCCTCTGCGCGGCGCCGTTCAGAGACCCGGCGTTCAACGCCACCATCCGGCGCCGCGGCGTGCGCCTGGCCGACGTCGCGTGCCTGCCCATCTCCCCCGGGTGGTACGGCCCCGCCGAGGACGGCGGCCGCCGGCTCATCAAAAGCCAGTGCTACTCCACCGAGGGCACCGCCAACTTCTACATGCGCCCCATCGAGGGCCTCACCGTGCTCATCGACATGGACACCGGgaaggtcgtccacatctccgaCCGCGGCGCCGGCATCCCCATCCCGGCCGCCAAGAACACCGACTACCGCCTTGCCGCCAACGACGACGCCGATAGATTCGGGTACCAGACGGTGCGGGCGCCGTCGATGGAGCCGGCGCCGGAGGGCCCAGGAATCCAGATTGAGGACGGGCACACGGTGCGGTGGGCCGGGTGGGAGTTCCACCTCAAGGCGGACGCGCGCGCGGGACTGGTCGTGTCCCGCGCGACGGTGCAGGACCCGGCCACCGGGGCGCGGAGGGAGGTGATGTACAAGGGCATGGCGTCGGAGCTGTTCGTGCCGTACATGGACCCGACGGAGGCGTGGTACTTCAAGACCTACATGGACGCCGGCGAGTACGGCTTCGGCCTGCAGGCCATGCCGCTGGTGCCGCTCAACGACTGCCCGCGCCACGCGCGGTACATGGACGGTGTCTTCGTCGCCGCCGACGGCCGGCCGTACGTCCGGGACAACATGATCTGCGTCTTCGAGCGCTACGCCGGCGACATCGCGTGGCGACACTCGGAGAGCCCCATCACCGGCATGGAC ATAAGGGAGTCCCGGCCGAAGGTGACGCTGGTGGCGCGCATGGCGGCGTCGGTGGCCAACTACGACTACATCGTCGACTGGGAGTTCCAGACCGACGGCCTCATCCGCATCAAG GTCGGGCTCAGTGGGATCCTGATGGTGAAGGGCACGCCCTACTCCCACATGAACCAGGTCCAGCAAAACGAGGAGATGCATGGCACCCTCCTCTCCGAGAACGTCATTGGTGTCATCCATGACCACTACGTCACCTTCCGCCTCGACATGGATGTCGATGGCGCCGACAACTCCTTCGTCCGCGTGGACATGGCCCGCCAAGACACCGCGCCTGGCGAGTCCCCACGGAGGAGCTACCTCAAGGCCACACGTCATGTCGCGAGCACGGAGAAGGACGCCCGGGTCCGGCTGAAGCTCTATGAGCCGGCCGAGTTCCACATCATCAACCCGACGAAGAAGACACGTGTCGGCAACCCCGTGGGCTACAAAGTCGTCCCGGCCGGCACTGCCGGTAGCTTGCTGGACCCCGAGGACCCTCCGCAGAAGAGGGGCGCATTCACAAACAATCAG ATTTGGGTCACGCCCTACAACAAGAACGAAGAATGGGCCGGTGGGCTGTTCGTGTACCAGAGCAAAGGGGAGGACACGCTGGCTACTTGGTCGGAGAG GGACCGTCCGATCGAGAACAAGGACCTGGTGCTGTGGTACACGTTGGGGTTCCACCACATCCCTTGTCAGGAGGACTTCCCCATCATGCCCACTGTGTCGTCCAGCTTCGACCTCAAGCCAGTCAACTTCTTCGAGAGCAACCCCATCCTCAAGCAGCGGCCCACCATGGAAAAGGACCTCCCCGTCTGTGCCGCTACCGCCTAA